In Paenibacillus kyungheensis, the following are encoded in one genomic region:
- the rlmD gene encoding 23S rRNA (uracil(1939)-C(5))-methyltransferase RlmD, protein MKCSHVYKEMEPNEMSKDRRGGRKYSNNRQQPSQATALALANLPVAKNDELELEIIGMNHDGEGVGRAEGYTLFVQGALPGEKIQAKVLKTKKQYGYAKMTAILEASPDRVEAPCPIYNQCGGCQVQHMSYDAQLEWKRQHVIDNLQRIGKLSVWVDQQVQLHLDHNADTQKKSENKGIKVLPTLGMAEPWRYRNKAQVPISEINGQLVAGFYARGSHRIIDMDTCLIQDTRNDELIAKVKQIGKELGVSAYNEESGTGLLRHVVVKVGFRTGEMMVVLVTNGERLPRPSEWIDRIRLEMPQVVSICQNVNTKTTNVIFGDTTKVLWGREVIHDYIGDVKFAISARSFYQVNPVQTDVLYSKTVEYAGLTGKETVIDAYCGIGTISLFLAQHAKQVYGVEIVKEAIEDARSNAVLNGMTNVEFEVGASEDVIPRWKANGITPDVIVVDPPRKGCDPRLLETILAMQPERVVYVSCNPATLARDLRVLEDGGYVTVEVQPVDMFPHTVHVESVAVLVKE, encoded by the coding sequence ATGAAATGCAGTCATGTGTATAAAGAAATGGAGCCAAACGAGATGAGTAAAGACCGCAGAGGCGGCAGAAAATATAGCAACAACCGGCAACAACCGAGTCAAGCGACAGCTCTTGCGCTGGCGAACTTACCTGTTGCCAAAAATGACGAGTTGGAATTAGAGATTATCGGTATGAATCATGACGGAGAAGGCGTAGGTCGAGCAGAAGGATATACATTGTTCGTTCAAGGTGCTCTGCCGGGTGAAAAGATTCAAGCCAAAGTACTCAAAACGAAAAAACAATACGGTTATGCCAAAATGACCGCCATACTAGAAGCGAGCCCAGATCGCGTAGAAGCCCCTTGCCCGATCTATAATCAATGTGGTGGCTGTCAGGTACAACATATGAGTTATGACGCGCAATTGGAATGGAAACGTCAGCATGTCATAGATAATTTACAACGGATCGGTAAGCTGAGTGTATGGGTAGACCAGCAGGTTCAGCTTCATCTTGATCATAATGCAGATACGCAGAAGAAGTCCGAAAATAAAGGCATCAAAGTACTGCCAACACTGGGAATGGCTGAACCGTGGCGTTATCGGAACAAAGCACAGGTGCCAATCAGTGAAATAAACGGTCAATTGGTTGCTGGCTTCTACGCGCGTGGCAGTCATCGGATTATTGATATGGATACCTGTCTGATTCAAGATACCCGTAACGATGAACTGATCGCTAAAGTCAAACAGATCGGCAAAGAGCTAGGAGTATCTGCATATAATGAAGAGTCAGGCACAGGTCTATTGCGCCATGTGGTGGTCAAAGTCGGCTTCCGTACAGGTGAGATGATGGTCGTCCTCGTCACTAACGGAGAACGTCTACCACGTCCAAGCGAATGGATCGACCGTATCCGTCTCGAAATGCCACAAGTGGTCAGTATTTGCCAGAATGTGAATACCAAGACAACGAATGTCATTTTCGGCGATACCACCAAAGTATTATGGGGACGCGAAGTGATCCATGATTATATTGGTGATGTGAAGTTTGCGATATCGGCACGTTCTTTTTATCAAGTGAATCCGGTGCAGACGGATGTGTTATATAGCAAGACGGTTGAATATGCTGGACTAACAGGAAAAGAAACGGTTATTGATGCGTACTGTGGTATAGGAACCATTTCACTCTTTTTAGCGCAACATGCGAAGCAAGTGTACGGTGTGGAGATTGTGAAAGAAGCGATCGAAGATGCTCGTTCTAATGCAGTATTGAATGGGATGACGAATGTGGAATTTGAAGTGGGCGCATCGGAAGATGTGATTCCGCGTTGGAAAGCAAATGGAATTACACCAGATGTGATCGTTGTCGATCCACCACGTAAAGGATGCGATCCGAGGTTGTTGGAGACGATCTTGGCGATGCAACCGGAGCGTGTGGTGTATGTGTCCTGTAATCCAGCGACACTGGCGAGAGACTTGCGTGTGTTGGAAGATGGTGGGTATGTGACGGTGGAAGTTCAGCCAGTAGACATGTTCCCGCATACGGTGCATGTGGAGAGTGTGGCGGTGTTGGTAAAGGAATAG
- a CDS encoding ATP-binding protein — translation MTFREKIQQLRKGASEAQSATKIIDKLKALKDSNGSDTSYRWIWELIQNAKDVVNASGLVDIEIKFSEVNKTIEFNHNGRLFTTENIVFLIEQVSTKERSLTAENKKKSTGKFGTGFLTTHLLSEKVHVYGYLQDDNEPPRSFETLLDRTGQDKTTIMKAISDSCDMLDTGKECSIDESQMNTRFVYELNEVGIETAKLGLKNLLISIPYVFAFVPELNSITFSMDDYKKVIQKGQEVAVKLESANATQVQILTSKGENTTSENRYVFVKSNNEVSIAVEIKKNDKGEKHLIEPHKELPRIFCDFPLLGTHDFSFPVVVNSPLFNPTEPRDGVPLIHSERSGGDSEENRNRIIQAINVYNDMLDYFAKEGYKDLYNIVKISAQPEKNWLDSDWVEKVLIHPIKEHIKTTTFIHNSSDEVCSLYDVWDTPIIFIMKDETPEYRSKVWELSNMLMPKNMTRKDEIENWYNSLWVECRNFGIVDLIKEVEECGNLVNLSTRLGYDSIKWLNDLIVLLYHNSSKYIAELGRHPSILPNQYGDFLPLDRIHAENNIGETYKDIALIAGVNFRERLLDNRVSKDHLQGLQEINLKDVFNELIQDHINQETKLEFYKAIINLRASKNEKQNEFVEIANYLYQGCFDRYTEVRYFNERLLSDALKFWREKICIDLNDCTSISSVMEQYDFQNEREVAEWISKLVNHFRICEHESLLDKYAILPNQNGYFMHMSEIFLDDGSVNEILKDAAMYSDNDIRKKMLFKGIALDLPLNRIISLESVAPAITAYVRNNNKFIRTQNSEFRETFRNTCAWIRNNRKDSKVSKYFKELIENLHWFYDDEEIAESMAKSERYDEVLKKYNVADVNELANILASQSSVGSETISISIELLAQWGISSEAELQKALSKNVFGSAQIHYSKSDPMLFSYVKDILNRSRTNIVNFLDEHDDYEFDKDNLQLIKNTANTIFRVRKLGQEIYIIARPSDFEQIILYYDTEIDLLDFDKDCELWVENEADPTPKKITLGRILKLTGVNKIPLRSLKNND, via the coding sequence ATGACGTTTCGTGAAAAAATCCAACAATTGCGTAAAGGAGCAAGTGAGGCTCAATCTGCAACAAAAATTATCGATAAGCTCAAAGCCCTTAAAGATAGCAATGGCTCAGATACATCATATAGATGGATATGGGAGCTGATTCAAAATGCTAAGGATGTTGTGAATGCAAGTGGGCTAGTTGATATTGAGATTAAATTTAGCGAAGTAAATAAAACTATTGAATTTAACCATAATGGTCGATTATTTACGACTGAAAACATAGTTTTTTTGATTGAGCAAGTTTCAACAAAAGAACGCTCATTGACTGCTGAGAATAAAAAAAAATCTACTGGTAAATTTGGAACGGGCTTTTTGACGACTCATTTGCTTTCTGAGAAAGTTCACGTGTATGGATATCTACAAGATGATAATGAACCGCCTCGTTCCTTTGAGACATTATTAGACAGAACTGGACAAGACAAAACAACAATCATGAAAGCCATAAGTGACAGTTGTGATATGTTGGACACTGGAAAAGAATGTAGTATTGATGAGAGTCAAATGAATACAAGGTTTGTGTACGAATTGAATGAAGTGGGAATAGAAACGGCAAAGTTAGGCTTGAAAAATCTTCTGATTTCTATTCCATATGTGTTTGCATTTGTGCCGGAGTTAAATTCAATAACCTTTAGTATGGATGATTATAAAAAAGTGATTCAAAAAGGGCAAGAAGTAGCTGTAAAACTTGAGTCTGCCAATGCTACCCAGGTACAAATCTTAACTTCAAAAGGCGAAAATACAACTTCTGAAAATAGGTATGTCTTTGTAAAATCGAATAATGAGGTATCGATCGCTGTAGAAATTAAAAAAAACGACAAAGGTGAAAAGCATTTAATTGAACCACATAAGGAATTACCACGGATTTTTTGCGATTTTCCATTACTAGGTACTCATGACTTTTCATTTCCAGTAGTTGTGAATAGTCCATTGTTTAATCCCACAGAGCCTCGTGATGGTGTCCCTTTAATTCATTCCGAGCGTTCAGGTGGTGACTCAGAAGAGAACAGAAATAGAATTATACAAGCAATAAATGTGTATAATGATATGCTTGACTATTTTGCAAAGGAAGGTTATAAAGACCTCTATAATATTGTTAAGATTTCTGCACAACCGGAAAAGAATTGGCTAGACTCAGATTGGGTTGAAAAAGTTCTTATTCATCCAATCAAAGAGCATATAAAAACAACGACTTTCATTCATAATAGTTCGGATGAAGTCTGTTCTCTTTATGATGTTTGGGACACCCCAATCATTTTTATTATGAAAGATGAAACTCCTGAGTATAGAAGTAAAGTTTGGGAGTTGTCAAATATGTTGATGCCCAAAAATATGACACGAAAAGATGAAATCGAAAACTGGTACAACTCATTATGGGTAGAGTGTCGCAATTTTGGCATTGTTGATTTAATTAAAGAAGTTGAAGAATGCGGTAATTTGGTGAACCTGAGTACTCGTTTAGGTTATGATTCGATAAAATGGCTTAACGATTTAATTGTTCTTCTATATCATAATTCAAGTAAATACATTGCTGAATTAGGTCGACATCCATCTATTCTGCCTAACCAGTATGGAGATTTCTTGCCTTTGGACAGAATACATGCTGAAAACAATATCGGCGAAACATACAAGGATATAGCCTTAATTGCAGGTGTTAATTTCAGAGAAAGGTTGCTTGATAATAGGGTTTCAAAAGATCATCTGCAAGGCTTACAAGAAATTAACTTAAAGGATGTATTTAATGAGCTTATTCAAGACCATATTAATCAAGAAACAAAACTTGAATTTTATAAAGCTATCATAAATCTTCGCGCAAGCAAAAATGAAAAGCAAAACGAGTTTGTTGAAATTGCTAACTACCTTTATCAGGGTTGCTTTGATCGATACACTGAAGTCCGTTATTTTAATGAAAGATTGCTCTCCGATGCATTAAAGTTTTGGAGGGAAAAAATTTGTATAGATCTAAACGACTGTACTTCTATTAGCAGTGTAATGGAGCAATATGATTTTCAAAATGAAAGAGAAGTAGCTGAATGGATTTCAAAATTGGTAAACCATTTTAGAATATGCGAGCACGAAAGCTTACTTGATAAATATGCTATATTGCCAAATCAAAACGGATATTTTATGCATATGAGCGAAATTTTCCTTGACGATGGCAGTGTTAATGAAATTTTAAAAGACGCGGCTATGTATTCAGATAATGATATAAGGAAAAAAATGTTATTTAAGGGTATTGCCCTTGATCTGCCCTTAAATCGAATTATATCGCTTGAATCTGTAGCTCCGGCAATCACTGCATATGTTCGAAACAATAATAAATTCATAAGAACGCAGAATTCCGAGTTTAGAGAAACATTTAGAAACACTTGCGCATGGATTAGAAATAACCGCAAGGATAGTAAAGTGAGTAAGTATTTCAAAGAGCTTATAGAAAATCTTCATTGGTTCTACGACGATGAAGAAATTGCTGAAAGTATGGCAAAGTCAGAACGGTATGATGAAGTTTTAAAAAAATATAATGTAGCCGATGTAAATGAATTGGCGAATATACTTGCATCTCAATCATCTGTCGGGAGCGAAACTATCAGTATTTCAATAGAATTGCTTGCTCAGTGGGGCATATCATCAGAAGCAGAACTTCAAAAAGCATTATCAAAAAATGTTTTTGGTTCCGCTCAAATTCACTATTCTAAAAGTGACCCTATGCTTTTCAGTTACGTTAAAGATATCTTAAATCGCTCAAGAACTAATATTGTAAACTTTTTGGATGAACATGATGATTACGAATTTGACAAAGACAATCTTCAGCTTATAAAAAATACAGCAAACACGATTTTTAGAGTTCGTAAATTAGGACAAGAAATTTATATTATTGCTAGACCTTCGGATTTTGAGCAAATAATTTTGTACTACGATACCGAAATAGATCTGCTGGATTTCGATAAAGATTGTGAACTATGGGTAGAGAATGAAGCTGATCCAACACCTAAAAAAATCACTCTTGGCAGAATACTGAAATTGACAGGAGTAAACAAAATTCCATTGAGGAGTTTAAAGAATAATGATTGA
- a CDS encoding RNA-binding domain-containing protein, whose product MIDITTISTLLSTTSSKNVVGVGMELKPYELALLMLRALDNSEEYGYIVMGVVKLINNYEIAGLSPQFKNSAKEPISTALSLISVELEVEYDNININGKNVFVMKLKNSSKSLSINFIKDLGSQEAFVKNLVLACVNLQARKHYSDASEDERNDYIGDILAAIGYDIKDQTRRGSSSSGKGSGELDIFVSKDRLPFTVIEAMNLNSLSTNYINEHLDKIFLYDTSGNKFNVCLSYVKIADFNSFWERYSEHVTNHSYPAPLLSTDASIDDEYGYSELRIMKTSHSRSGRTVGLYHICVRIH is encoded by the coding sequence ATGATTGATATAACCACAATTAGTACGTTGTTAAGTACAACATCATCAAAAAATGTAGTCGGTGTTGGTATGGAATTAAAGCCCTATGAATTAGCTTTGCTTATGTTGCGAGCATTGGACAACTCCGAAGAATACGGATATATCGTCATGGGTGTAGTTAAGCTTATCAACAATTACGAGATTGCTGGGTTAAGTCCCCAGTTTAAAAACAGCGCTAAAGAACCTATCTCTACTGCATTAAGCCTTATATCCGTTGAACTTGAGGTTGAATACGATAACATAAATATTAATGGGAAAAATGTATTTGTAATGAAATTGAAGAATAGTTCCAAATCTCTTTCTATAAATTTTATAAAAGACCTTGGCTCGCAAGAAGCTTTTGTCAAAAACCTTGTTTTGGCTTGTGTCAACTTACAAGCAAGAAAACATTATTCTGATGCAAGTGAAGACGAGCGGAATGATTATATTGGTGATATACTTGCAGCCATCGGTTATGACATAAAAGATCAAACTAGACGAGGAAGTTCTTCGTCGGGCAAAGGTTCTGGTGAGCTTGATATATTCGTGTCAAAAGACAGACTACCGTTTACTGTCATTGAAGCAATGAATCTTAATTCTTTAAGTACAAACTACATTAACGAGCATTTGGATAAGATTTTTTTATACGATACTTCAGGTAATAAATTCAATGTATGCCTGTCTTACGTCAAAATCGCCGACTTCAATTCATTCTGGGAAAGATATTCTGAGCATGTGACGAATCATAGCTATCCTGCACCTTTGCTTTCAACAGATGCAAGTATTGATGATGAATATGGGTATTCAGAATTAAGAATAATGAAGACCAGTCACAGTCGTTCAGGTAGAACAGTTGGCTTGTATCATATTTGTGTCAGAATTCATTGA
- a CDS encoding tRNA dihydrouridine synthase, with translation MTDNFWRDLPKPFFILAPMEDVTDVVFRHVVSEAARPDVFFTEFANSESYCHPEGHHSVRGRLMFTEDEQPIVAHIWGDKPEFFRQMSIGMAEQGFKGIDINMGCPVPNVAENGKGSGLICRPELAGEIIQAAKAGGLPVSVKTRLGFAEVDEWRDWLTHIFKQDIVNLSIHLRTRDEMSKVPAHWELIPEIKKLRDEIAPHTLLTINGDIADREAGLKLVKQYGVDGVMIGRGIFSNPFAFEQESREHSSTQLLDLLRIHMDLHDKYSEIEPRSFKPLPRFFKIYVRGFRGASELRNELMSAKNTNEVRALLDEFTAKQVDSVEV, from the coding sequence ATGACAGACAATTTTTGGCGTGATTTACCGAAGCCGTTTTTTATACTGGCTCCGATGGAGGATGTGACGGATGTGGTGTTTCGTCATGTCGTGAGTGAGGCGGCTAGACCGGATGTGTTTTTTACGGAGTTTGCGAATTCGGAGAGTTATTGTCATCCTGAAGGGCATCATAGTGTGCGTGGGCGGTTAATGTTTACCGAGGATGAACAGCCGATCGTGGCTCATATTTGGGGAGATAAGCCTGAATTTTTTCGGCAGATGAGTATCGGTATGGCAGAGCAAGGCTTCAAAGGGATCGATATCAATATGGGTTGTCCTGTACCGAATGTAGCCGAAAATGGCAAAGGAAGCGGGCTGATCTGTCGTCCTGAACTGGCAGGAGAGATTATTCAAGCAGCCAAAGCAGGCGGTCTGCCTGTCAGTGTCAAAACACGTCTTGGATTTGCAGAAGTGGACGAGTGGCGAGATTGGCTTACCCATATTTTCAAGCAAGATATTGTGAATCTGTCGATTCATTTGCGTACGAGAGATGAAATGAGCAAAGTGCCTGCACACTGGGAACTGATTCCAGAGATCAAAAAGCTTCGCGATGAAATTGCACCGCATACGCTACTTACGATCAACGGAGATATCGCTGATCGGGAAGCTGGTTTGAAATTAGTGAAGCAGTACGGTGTAGATGGTGTGATGATCGGGCGCGGAATATTCAGTAATCCTTTTGCGTTTGAACAAGAGTCCAGAGAACATAGCAGTACGCAACTACTGGATCTACTCAGAATACACATGGATCTGCATGATAAATATTCTGAAATTGAACCTCGTTCGTTCAAGCCACTTCCTCGCTTTTTCAAGATTTACGTTCGTGGATTTCGTGGAGCCAGTGAGTTAAGAAATGAATTGATGAGCGCTAAGAATACTAATGAAGTGCGAGCATTACTTGATGAATTTACAGCGAAGCAAGTAGATAGCGTGGAAGTATAG
- a CDS encoding GNAT family N-acetyltransferase, whose product MPLLEELYKSVKTIEDAIFWWVGDENNWSNVYCAFEHGKIVAKGQVSIISIVSTGCTEKNKHSIYINLKTISERQHDYILLDEVYNYLFKRAMELKATLPQEYKTILCVGNDSKETANNRFFIQKGYHPLNSLYHMTRDLTQPILELKLSEELGFSYWNMNTPSEEKEYLEIDTEIWPEAPLGLTALSEHKSNALWTSMIVKQSSTILGGLMVWQEEGHGVIEDVFVRESWRNRGIAKFLLTKALTYLRDHQLPFANLTVLTTNQSALRLYESVGFYTEGEEVRCFVALD is encoded by the coding sequence ATGCCATTGCTCGAAGAGTTATACAAATCAGTTAAAACGATAGAAGATGCAATATTTTGGTGGGTGGGAGATGAAAATAATTGGAGTAACGTTTATTGTGCTTTTGAACATGGAAAAATAGTCGCCAAAGGGCAAGTGAGTATTATTAGCATTGTATCTACAGGTTGTACAGAAAAGAATAAGCATTCTATCTACATAAATCTTAAAACTATATCAGAAAGACAACATGATTATATCTTGTTAGATGAGGTATACAACTATCTTTTCAAAAGAGCGATGGAATTAAAAGCAACATTACCTCAAGAGTACAAAACTATCCTTTGCGTAGGCAATGATTCCAAAGAAACAGCGAATAATCGATTTTTTATTCAAAAAGGATATCATCCTTTAAATAGCTTGTATCATATGACAAGAGATTTGACTCAACCTATACTTGAATTGAAATTATCCGAAGAGTTGGGATTTTCCTATTGGAACATGAATACCCCTAGTGAAGAAAAAGAGTATCTTGAAATAGATACTGAAATTTGGCCTGAAGCTCCATTAGGATTAACAGCATTGTCTGAACATAAAAGTAACGCTTTATGGACATCTATGATTGTCAAACAATCTTCAACCATATTGGGTGGATTGATGGTATGGCAAGAAGAAGGTCATGGTGTGATCGAAGATGTATTTGTACGTGAATCCTGGCGTAATCGAGGAATTGCAAAGTTCTTACTGACAAAAGCTTTAACTTATCTTCGAGATCATCAACTTCCTTTTGCTAACCTTACAGTTTTGACGACTAATCAATCGGCGTTACGTTTGTATGAATCGGTAGGATTTTATACAGAAGGAGAAGAAGTCAGATGTTTTGTAGCACTTGATTAA
- a CDS encoding YiiG family protein, whose amino-acid sequence MILRKLSFIITSILLVTALSACSGMTSSINQTGSGMNKGESQKIEKYNSYVMLNNLMTGRINEVLLHYFEKFGTEKKPVIEKNLSFIMLDVPASQREVIDQAQGYTTSQPAFASADATVTQLTPVIKELLAVLDEMKVYYDSKGYVDDNFAKGKQLHTKLINANLTYEKAAKAYFKALQQMDAEQRLADLKNFKDSGQQIRYNALKFMIDAEATAIEMSEQGINASNVLELDMKKFKAKYDLMTADLNTLVTLSKDQQQIQKEGMNSFSIENYVHSATEAKAAASKIIERINKKEPVSDSDLSGQFLDTTDGTPENFNYLLSKAIERYNEIN is encoded by the coding sequence ATGATTTTGCGAAAATTATCTTTTATTATTACCAGTATCCTGCTAGTTACAGCATTGTCTGCTTGTTCGGGCATGACCTCTAGTATCAATCAGACCGGTTCAGGTATGAACAAAGGCGAGAGCCAAAAAATTGAAAAATACAATTCTTATGTCATGCTTAACAACTTGATGACAGGTAGAATCAATGAGGTGTTGCTTCATTACTTTGAGAAGTTTGGTACCGAGAAGAAGCCTGTTATTGAGAAGAACCTGAGCTTTATCATGCTGGATGTTCCGGCATCACAGCGAGAAGTGATTGATCAAGCACAAGGTTATACGACAAGCCAGCCTGCTTTTGCGAGTGCAGACGCTACAGTGACCCAACTAACACCAGTGATCAAAGAGTTATTAGCTGTCCTCGATGAGATGAAAGTCTACTATGATAGCAAAGGTTATGTCGATGATAATTTTGCCAAAGGAAAACAGCTACACACCAAGCTGATCAATGCTAATCTGACTTACGAGAAAGCAGCTAAAGCATACTTTAAAGCTTTGCAACAAATGGATGCTGAGCAACGTCTAGCTGATCTTAAAAATTTTAAAGATTCAGGACAGCAAATTCGGTATAATGCTTTGAAATTCATGATTGATGCTGAAGCGACGGCTATCGAAATGAGTGAGCAAGGGATCAATGCCAGTAATGTGCTTGAACTTGATATGAAGAAATTCAAAGCCAAATACGATCTTATGACTGCTGACTTGAATACACTTGTGACTCTTTCCAAAGACCAGCAACAGATTCAAAAAGAAGGCATGAACAGTTTCAGTATTGAAAATTACGTTCATTCTGCTACAGAAGCCAAAGCCGCAGCTTCCAAAATTATTGAACGTATCAATAAAAAAGAACCGGTATCTGATTCCGATCTAAGCGGTCAGTTTTTGGATACAACAGACGGAACTCCAGAGAATTTTAACTATCTGCTTAGCAAAGCGATTGAGCGATATAATGAAATCAACTAA
- a CDS encoding CPCC family cysteine-rich protein — MNTFQCPCCGYLTLDEQGRHDICWLCNWEDDGQNDLDADQVKGGPNRDYSLTEARHNFKNNYTMYRETNSDSIKNQKKLRIKKDAIHEFEKLQTSNNKLASQIWENINRLEQELNCISYKHGMYDNHILENHKELLTLIYSDDPDAIVRGLVSLALYVDDPEFIQDTIIQYRQHPHDNVKGIAILCFGHLARRFGKLDKELVLPIVQAGLQDESEIVRGHADSALDDIKMFAL; from the coding sequence ATGAATACATTTCAATGCCCTTGTTGTGGTTATCTTACACTGGACGAACAAGGAAGACACGATATTTGCTGGCTATGTAATTGGGAAGATGATGGTCAAAATGATTTGGATGCAGATCAAGTAAAAGGCGGTCCTAATAGAGATTATTCATTAACAGAAGCAAGACATAATTTTAAAAACAATTATACAATGTACAGAGAAACAAACTCTGACTCCATTAAAAATCAGAAAAAGCTTCGTATTAAAAAAGATGCAATTCATGAATTTGAGAAATTGCAAACTTCAAATAATAAATTGGCTTCGCAAATATGGGAAAATATCAATAGGCTTGAACAAGAATTAAATTGTATTTCTTACAAACATGGCATGTACGATAATCATATTTTAGAAAATCATAAAGAATTGCTTACATTAATTTATTCTGATGATCCTGATGCTATTGTTAGGGGATTAGTTTCTTTAGCGTTATATGTAGACGATCCAGAGTTTATCCAAGATACGATAATTCAATACAGGCAGCATCCTCATGATAATGTAAAAGGAATCGCGATCTTATGTTTTGGTCATCTGGCACGCCGATTCGGAAAATTAGATAAAGAATTAGTATTGCCTATTGTACAGGCTGGATTGCAAGATGAGAGTGAAATTGTAAGAGGTCATGCTGATTCCGCATTGGATGATATTAAAATGTTTGCTCTTTAA
- a CDS encoding pyridoxamine 5'-phosphate oxidase family protein, protein MSEHLTTDPEAIETVKELIKDIDTAMLTTISGGRLVSRPMKTQEIEFDGDLWFLTKKDTSKYEDILQDPRVNVSYAGKSYVSISGTAEFVDDPARKKEMLNKIIEKILDTSPEDPNLTLIKIHTETAEYWESGSAIKMVTHLLKKAVGKTSDPKSEPGLNETVDLSNAPKS, encoded by the coding sequence ATGTCTGAACATTTAACTACAGATCCAGAAGCGATTGAAACGGTCAAAGAACTGATTAAAGATATTGATACCGCTATGCTCACAACGATTTCGGGAGGACGTCTGGTATCCCGTCCGATGAAAACACAAGAAATCGAATTCGATGGCGATCTATGGTTCCTAACGAAAAAAGATACATCCAAATACGAAGATATTTTACAAGACCCTCGTGTTAATGTATCGTATGCGGGCAAGTCTTATGTATCGATTAGTGGTACTGCTGAATTCGTCGATGATCCTGCTCGTAAAAAAGAAATGCTTAATAAAATCATCGAAAAAATTCTGGATACATCTCCAGAAGATCCGAATCTAACATTGATCAAAATCCATACCGAAACCGCAGAATACTGGGAAAGTGGAAGTGCGATCAAAATGGTCACTCATTTGCTCAAAAAAGCAGTCGGCAAAACTTCTGATCCTAAATCCGAACCAGGATTGAATGAGACGGTAGATTTGAGCAATGCTCCTAAGAGTTAA